The proteins below are encoded in one region of Leptospira montravelensis:
- a CDS encoding MltR family transcriptional regulator, which yields MSNKTDPEIIELSQFLNEFNKESDRGAVLVSTSLIDEWLMKMLFSYFADVKSSKDLIERFNAPLGTFSSKIKIAYSLGLLQENEYNEINIIRKIRNEFGHSWKDIDFKNSTIIQFCNMLPWLGPKELEKESNARERFNFTVVILLTDLMWRDRLIKKEKCKIRTWPNKSRN from the coding sequence ATGTCCAACAAGACCGATCCCGAAATAATAGAATTATCTCAATTTCTGAATGAATTCAATAAAGAAAGCGATCGAGGAGCAGTTCTTGTTTCTACTTCATTAATTGATGAATGGTTAATGAAAATGTTATTTAGTTATTTTGCAGATGTTAAATCATCTAAAGATTTAATTGAAAGATTTAATGCACCATTAGGTACATTTTCATCAAAAATAAAAATAGCCTACTCTCTAGGTTTACTTCAGGAAAATGAATATAATGAAATCAACATAATAAGAAAAATTCGCAATGAATTTGGCCACTCATGGAAAGACATAGATTTTAAAAATAGTACAATTATTCAATTCTGTAATATGCTTCCTTGGCTAGGACCCAAGGAACTAGAAAAAGAATCTAATGCTAGAGAAAGATTTAATTTTACCGTTGTAATTTTACTAACTGATCTCATGTGGCGTGACCGTTTAATAAAAAAAGAAAAATGTAAAATAAGAACCTGGCCTAACAAATCAAGAAATTGA
- a CDS encoding DUF2188 domain-containing protein: MSKKTHHVVPAQNGGWNIKKGGGERAILHTQTKKEAIDKGREISKNQHSEFYIHNLNGQISQKDSHGNDKYPPKG, from the coding sequence ATGTCTAAAAAAACACATCACGTTGTCCCTGCACAAAACGGTGGTTGGAATATAAAAAAAGGTGGTGGAGAAAGAGCCATCTTACATACCCAAACGAAAAAAGAAGCAATCGATAAAGGAAGAGAAATTAGTAAAAACCAACATTCTGAGTTTTATATTCACAACTTGAATGGTCAAATTTCTCAAAAAGATAGTCATGGAAATGATAAATATCCTCCTAAGGGCTAA